ACCCCAATTACAGCAACTAGCGCAAATATATCAAATACACCCTATGTCCATAATTTTAAACACATCTATAAAACCTTCAAAAATCATATTTTTTTATATTTATATTCACCCTGTGAGATAGAAAAACTTATCTCACAGGGTAAAAATAGAAAGCTTAATAATAAAAGTTCTACTATTATTGATATGTCTAATGAAAGGTATATAAAATTTATAAGAAACCCATATTCTCTTAAACTAAAAGATCTATTGGAATAAAATTGTTGCTCTAACTGCTATCTTGCCATCTGTCTCAAAACGCCATATTCTATCACCTGTCTCAGCATCTAAACAATAAAATATATCGTCACTGTTACCTATATATACCCTGCCATCTACTACAATTGGAGATGCATATACCCTACCATCTGTTTCAGTCTCCCATACCTTCTCTTTTGTCTCTATATCAACTGCATAGATATCCTCATCATCACAACCAAAATAAACCTTTCCATCATAAATATAAGGTGTAGAATGAATATCGGCATCTGCATAAAATACCCAGTTAACTTCACCAGTTTCAGCATTGACATTATATAATTCTTCCTCTGTTGTGCCCACAAAAATATTGCCCTCATAAACTACTGGTGATGAGTTAGAATATTCATCGTTTATCTCATTAGACCAAATTATTTCCCCATTATTTGCATCAAGCGCATATAATGTTTCCTCATTGTCATATGCAATAATCTTACCATTATAGTAAGCTAAATCTGTTTTGATTAATTCTTCTAATTCTTTTTTCCATATTAACTCACCTGTCTGTGAATCTAACGCATACACGTTATGATCAAGACTTCCAAAATAAACTATATTATTTTCCTCTAGAACCAAAGGATCTGAAAATATACTATCATTGGCATTAAAAGACCATATTTCACTTCCATCATTAGGGTTTAATGCATAAAATTTATTACGATAACTTCCTATATATAATATATTACCTACTATTTTTGGTGAAGAATAGTTTGTTCCCTCCCCTATCCATTTTTTCCATATCAAATCACCATTATAGGCATCAAGTGCATATATATAGCCATCATCTGATGCAAAGTAAACAACATTATTATATATTGTTGGTGATGACTCATTTAAAAAATCGGTTTCAAAGCTCCATATCTTTTCGCCATTTTCAGCATCTAAACAATAAAACATATCATCATAGTTACCAAAATACACATATTTAGGCTTTTCTTGGGCCTTCACAAATATGCTAAAAGAAAGTATTATTAAAATTAATATAAATATCTTTTTCATAAAATTACTTATATAATATATTTGATTATTTCTCCCGGTGTAAAGACTTTTTTACATCTTTTTACAAAATCCTTATTCATACTCAGATTCTTTATACCAAACCCCCAACAAGCTAAGATATAATTAATACATGCATTTTTTGCAGTTAAATAATCTATCTCACTATCGCCAATTAATAATGGATTATTTTTTCTAAATTTTTCAATTAGATATAAAATAACATCAGGATTTGGTTT
This region of Deferribacterota bacterium genomic DNA includes:
- a CDS encoding Sua5/YciO/YrdC/YwlC family protein, with the translated sequence TPITATSANISNTPYVHNFKHIYKTFKNHIFLYLYSPCEIEKLISQGKNRKLNNKSSTIIDMSNERYIKFIRNPYSLKLKDLLE
- a CDS encoding PQQ-binding-like beta-propeller repeat protein is translated as MKKIFILILIILSFSIFVKAQEKPKYVYFGNYDDMFYCLDAENGEKIWSFETDFLNESSPTIYNNVVYFASDDGYIYALDAYNGDLIWKKWIGEGTNYSSPKIVGNILYIGSYRNKFYALNPNDGSEIWSFNANDSIFSDPLVLEENNIVYFGSLDHNVYALDSQTGELIWKKELEELIKTDLAYYNGKIIAYDNEETLYALDANNGEIIWSNEINDEYSNSSPVVYEGNIFVGTTEEELYNVNAETGEVNWVFYADADIHSTPYIYDGKVYFGCDDEDIYAVDIETKEKVWETETDGRVYASPIVVDGRVYIGNSDDIFYCLDAETGDRIWRFETDGKIAVRATILFQ